CTTCCCGAAGAAGTGCCAGAATGGGGACATGATTTAAGACAAGCTTTAGAAGCCTTACCTACAGGTATTTGGTGGACTACCCTCTTCCCTGGGTTAGCAATGACATTCATGGTAGTAGGGTTATCACTACTGGGTGAAGGGCTAAATGAGTTTGTCAATCCTCGATTACGGCGCGAAAATAGAATGCGGAAATAAATCAGGGAACAGTTATCAGTTATCAGTTATCAAGGTGTATGGTGGGTGATTGAGACTTGCCATTAATTGCATCAAAATGGCTGTTTTTGCGTTTAAATATGTTTGAAGTTATTACACACAGAGTAGAGTGAAAGATAATATTTCTTTAATTGCGGCTGCTACTGGCGGGTTTATGTTATCTGTCGCGTTGTCCGGCTTGTTACGGGGTACACCGATGACAGCTTGGCAGTTACCATTGAGTGTTCATTCTGCAATGGCGACGAGTTCACAGGTTGTTGTCAAAGAATCAGAAAAATCAGATTTTTTGGGCAATAAAACCCAAAAAAGCTAATACAATTTGTATTCTCCCCTCTCCTTGGTAAGGAGAGGGGTTGGGGGTGAGGTTCTGTATTTGATTTAGTGAAGCGGTTAGGTCTGTTTTATATGTTTTCAGGTGGTTAATTCACAAGTAATTGGTATTGATGTCGGGGGAACCGCAATTAAGCTCGGACGGTTCAAACAAGATGGTTCTTGCTTACAATGTTTGACTGTAGCAACTCCCCAACCATCGACACCAGAAGCAGTTCTAGCTGTCATGGTGGATGCGATCGCTCAAGTTGACCCATATAATCAAGCTGTGGCTATTGGTGTGGGTACTCCTGGTCCGGCTGATAAAACCGGACGCATTGCCCAAATTGCCATCAACTTACCGGGATGGCAAAATGTGCCTTTAGCAGACTGGTTAGAAGCGAAAACAGGTAAACCGACGGTTATTGCTAATGATGCCAATTGTGCAGGTTTAGCAGAAGCTTGGTTGGGTGCTGGTCGCCACTTTCATAACCTGATTTTGTTGACTTTAGGAACTGGGGTTGGTGGTGCGATTATTTTGGATGGTAAACTGTTTGTGGGACATCAAGGCGCTGCTGGGGAACTGGGTTTAATTACCTTGAACCCGGATGGACTTATGTGTAAAAGTGGCAATTCCGGTTCTTTGGAACAGTATGCTTCAATTTCGGCAATTCGTCGCCGCACAGGTAAGGAACCCTCGGAATTAGGCGCACTCGCCGCCGCCGGAGATATAAAGGCGTTGACTTTTTGGCAAGAATATGGTAAGGATTTGGGTATTGGTTTAGCTAGTTTGATTTATGTATTAACACCCCAAGCCATTATTCTCGGTGGTGGTATCAGTGCTAGCTTTGAGTTTTTTTTCCCCGCAGTCAAAGCAGAAATTGAGCAGCGAGTTATGTTTACATCTCGCGCCGGCTTACAAATTTTACCAGCACAATTAGGCAATTCGGCGGGAATGGTGGGTGCAGCAAAATTAGTCAT
The window above is part of the Nodularia spumigena CCY9414 genome. Proteins encoded here:
- a CDS encoding ROK family protein; this encodes MVNSQVIGIDVGGTAIKLGRFKQDGSCLQCLTVATPQPSTPEAVLAVMVDAIAQVDPYNQAVAIGVGTPGPADKTGRIAQIAINLPGWQNVPLADWLEAKTGKPTVIANDANCAGLAEAWLGAGRHFHNLILLTLGTGVGGAIILDGKLFVGHQGAAGELGLITLNPDGLMCKSGNSGSLEQYASISAIRRRTGKEPSELGALAAAGDIKALTFWQEYGKDLGIGLASLIYVLTPQAIILGGGISASFEFFFPAVKAEIEQRVMFTSRAGLQILPAQLGNSAGMVGAAKLVISH